TCTCGCCCGGCGCGGCCAGCGCATAGCGGCGGTCCGGCTTGATCGGCACCAGCTGCGCGTCGTCGTCCGCGCTCATCGCGAAAACGGGCGCCAGCAACGCCTTCACATCGGCGGTCGGCTCATGAAGCTGGTCCTCGGCCTGCTTGCCGTCCGCCAGCAGCAGCGGCGTCGTCTCCAGCTTCAAGCCATTATCCTTCGCCACTTCCTCGAACGTGCCGCCATCGGCGATCTGGTCCTCGATCTTGCCGGTGAAGTCGGTGAGAAGCTGCTTTTCCTTCTGGGCCTTCAGCGTCTCGACGATCTCGCCCCGCACGGCGGCCAGCGCCTTGGCCGGAATAGCCTGCACCCCCGTGACGCGCAGCAGCACCCAGCCCAGCGACCCACGCACCGGCCCGACCAGTTCACCCTGCTTCGCAGCGAATACGGCGTCCGCCACCGCCTTCGACGCCGAAGCGGTCAGCGCCTCGCGGCTCTGGTCCTTGAGCGTCGAAACCGCCAGTCCCGCGCCCTGCGCGGCTGCGCTCAGCGATTTGCCGCCCTTCACCTGTTCGGCCATTGCCTTGGCCGCCGCTTCGGTGGGCAGCACAAGCTGCTCGACGCTGCGATTCTCCTTCGCGGCATAGGCGGCCTTGTTCCTGTTATAGGCGTCGGCGATCTCCGCGTCGCTCGGCTGCGCGGCCTGCGCGAAGCGTTCCGCATCGATCACGGCAAAGCGGACGCGGCGCTGTTCGGGAATGGTGAAGCGCGCCGCATTGGCCTTGTAGAAGGCATCGAGTTGCGCGTCGGTCGGTTCCTTCTCCTCAAGGAACGCCTGTGCCGGGATCGCCGCGACCGTGCCCTGCCGCGCCTCCAGCAGCAGCGAGGCATAGGGCAGCACCATGCTGTCGGGCAGCTTCACGCCCAGCCCCAGCGGCGCGAGCATCTGCTTTTCCAGTATCTCCCGGCCGATATCCTCGCGCAGCATCTGTTCGGTGATGCGCTGCGTGGAGAGAAGCTGGCGGAACTGGTCCTGGCTGAAATTGCCCGCCGCGTCCTGAAAGGCGGGAATCTGCGCGATCTGCGCGTCGACCAGCCGCTTGCTGATATGGACGCCCTGATCCCTCGCATATTCCCGGATGGTGAGCGCGGAAACCAACTGGTCGTAAATCTGCGCCGCGCCGCCCTGGGCGAAGAAATCGGCGATCTGCATCCCCGGATTGGACCGGCGCGCATTTTCGAACACGCGCTGCACCCGGTCCTGATATTCCGTCATGGTCAGGCGCGATCCCCCGGCCTTGGCCACGGTTTCTCCCGCCCCCAGCATGCTGCCGGTGCCGAACTTGCCGCTGGTGACGTCGCCCAGGATGAAGGCGGCGGCGATCAGGCCCAGGAACAGAATGGCGAAGACCGCACCGAACTTGGAATGGATGAGACGGCGAAAAGTCGTGAGCATGAATAAAGGCTTCCGAACAGCGGCGGTGAGGCGGCCCGCTTTAAGGGCGGATCGGCGCGGCGGCAAGCTCTGGCAGGATGGGGCGGGCTGGACAAATGCCGCCGCGCCGTCCATCGCCCCCGCCGATGTGCAGCAAGTCATTCAAGGGGAAATGATCGATGGGCAGGCGCAAGCTGGTAGTCGGCAACTGGAAGATGAACGGCCTCAAGGCGCAATTGGGCGAAGTGGAGGCCATCGGCGCTCTGGCCGTGCGCTGTCCGGCGGTGGAGGTGGGCCTGTGCCTTCCCGCCACGCTGATCGCGCCTGCGCGGGCCGTGAACGGCGCGGCCTTCATCGGCGCGCAGGACTGCCACATGAACCAAAGCGGCGCGCATACCGGCTGCCTTTCCGCCGCGATGCTGGCCGAAGCGGGTGCAAGCTGGACCATCGTGGGCCATAGCGAGCGGCGGCAGGATCAGGGCGAAACCGACGCCGATGTCGCCGCCAAGGCTGTCGCGGGAAAGGCAGCGGGCCTCAAGGTCATCCTCTGCGTCGGCGAAAGCCTCGACGTGCGGGACGCGGGCGACGCGGAATCGGTCGTCGCCGCGCAGCTTCTCGCCTCTCTTCCCGAAGGTGCGGCGGCGGACTGGCTCGCCATCGCCTATGAGCCGATCTGGGCCATCGGCACCGGCCGCATTCCCACCATGGAAGCCGTCGAAGCCATGCACCGCGCCCTGCGCGCCGCCCTCACCACGAAGATCGGGGCGCAGGCGGAAGGGATGCGGATCCTCTATGGCGGCTCCATGAACGGCGACAATGCGGCCGAACTCATGGCCATAGCGGATGTCGACGGCGGTCTTGTCGGCGGCGCCAGCCTCACCGCCGAGAAATTCGCGCCGGTGATCGAAGCGGCGGCGGGCCAGGCGGCCTGAGAATCGGGTTGGGCGCTCTCCGGTTGCCCAACCGCCCCATCATCGCTATGTGCGCGACAACGCACCCTTCACCGGACAGAAACGCAACCGCATGTTCACTTTCCTCCTCGTCGTGCAGGCCATCGTCGCCGCCTGCCTCGTCACCGTCATCCTGATGCAGAAGTCGGAGGGCGGCGGTCTGGGTGTCGGCGGTTCGCCGGCGGGGTTCATGTCGGCGCGGGGCGCGGCGGATTTCCTGACGCGTTCGACCACGATCCTGGCAACGGTCTTCGTCGGCCTGTCCATCACGCTGGCGGTGATCGCCTCCGTCCGGCATGCGCCCAGCAGCATCGACACCTCGCTGGTGAAGCAGGCCCCCGCCGCGCAGCAGCAGGCACCGGCCGCCGGAAACACCGCCGATCCGCTCGCGGGCGCGGCCGGTGCGGCCGGCAATGGTGCCTCCTCCAACGGCGCGGTTCCGCTCGCCAACTGATCCTTTCGCCGATCTGACGATCTTTTTTTGCTCGCGCGTGGATTCGCGCGCTTGCCCAACTCGTTCTTAAAAGGCTAAGCCTCCTCTCCCATGGCGCGGTATATTTTCATCACCGGCGGCGTGGTCTCCTCGCTTGGCAAGGGCCTGATGGCCGCTTCGCTTGCAGCCCTGTTGCAGGCGCGAGGTTTCCGTGTGCGAATCCGGAAGTTCGATCCCTATCTCAACGTCGATCCGGGCACGATGAGCCCGTATCAGCATGGCGAGGTCTATGTGACCGACGACGGGGCGGAAACCGACCTCGACCTTGGCCATTATGAGCGGTTTACGGGCGTATCCGCGCGCCAGAGCGACAATGTGACGCAGGGCCGGGTTTATCAGACGATCATCGCCCGCGAACGGCGCGGCGACTATCTGGGCGCGACGGTGCAGGTGATCCCGCACGTCACGGATGAGATCAAGGCGTTCGCCACCGCCGATATCGAAGACCTCGACTTCGTGCTGTGCGAGATCGGCGGCACGGTGGGCGACATCGAATCGCTCCCTTTCATGGAAGCGATTCGCCAGCTCCACAACGATCTGGGCCGCGGCCAGTCGATCTTCGTCCATGTGACGCTGGTTCCCTACATCGCGGCGGCGGGCGAACTGAAGACCAAGCCGACGCAGCACAGCGTCCGCGAACTCACCTCGCTCGGCATCCAGCCCGACATCCTGCTGTGCCGTTGTGAACAGCCGCTGCCCGACAGCGAGCGCAAGAAGATCGCGCTCTTCTGCAACGTCCGCCCGGAAGCGGTCATCCCCGCGCTCGACGCCAGCAGCATCTATGCGGTCCCGACCCAATATCATGCCGAGGGACTGGATGAGGAAGTGCTCCGCGCCTTCGGCATCGACGGCGCGCCGCAGCCCGCGCTCGAACGCTGGCACGACATCATGGACCGCCAGCAGAACCCCGAAGGCGAAGTCACGATCGGCGTGGTCGGCAAATATGTCGGCCTGCCCGATGCCTACAAGTCGCTGCACGAGGCGCTGCATCATGGCGGCCTCGCCAACCGGGTGAAGGTCAACATCAAGTGGCTGGATGCCGAATTGTTCGAGGAGGAGGGCGCGGACATCGCCGCCCGCCTGGAACCCATGCACGGCATCCTCGTTCCCGGCGGCTTCGGCGTGCGCGGCAGCGAAGGCAAGATCGCCAGCGTCAAATTCGCGCGCGAACGAGGGGTGCCCTTCTTCGGCATCTGCCTCGGCATGCAGATGGCTTGCATCGAAGGCGCGCGCAACACGGCGGGCATCGAGAAGGCCTCCACCACCGAATTCGGCGAAACCAGCGAGCCGGTCGTCGGACTCATCACCGAATGGATGAGCAAGGAGGGCCTGCAAAAGCGCACCGCCGAAACCGATCTCGGCGGCACCATGCGCCTGGGCGCCTATCCCGCGAAACTCACGGGCAACAGCGTGGTAGCGGGCATCTACAACGCCACCGACATCAGTGAACGCCACCGCCACCGCTACGAAGTCAATGCGGGCTATCGTGAGCCGCTGGAAAAGGGCGGGCTGATCTTCTCCGGCATGTCGCCCGACGGGACGCTGCCCGAAATCGTCGAGCGGCCCGACCATCCCTGGTTCGTGGGCGTGCAGTTCCACCCGGAACTCAAGTCCAAGCCCTTCGACCCGCACCCCCTCTTCGCGGGCTTTATCGCGGCGGCGGTCAAGCAGAGCCGCTTGGTATGATTTTGCTCGAAGCAGGCAATAATTATTTGCGACGCGGCGCTTCGCGATTCCAACCTACATTCCGCCGAACAACTTTAGCAGAGACACCTGCGATGATGGTGTTTTCCTCGGCAACAGATTTGGCAACCAGCGATCTGGCTGCCACAATAGTGCCATTTGCCAACGTCACACCTTTCAGGATCATGGCATCCTGGCCGATCCAGCAATGATTGCCGATCATAACATCGGCGCCAAAATTGACCACATTACCAGTCGATAAGTCCAATATCTGGTGACCATCAGTCGTACGGATGGTAATGCCATAGGAGAGCATGCAATCTTGGCCGAACGTTACTGTAGTAGATGGCTCTTCTAACTTCAGAGACACCCCCCATGACGAAAAGTCCTTACCAATCTTCAGTCTTCCAAATGCAAAGGTGACGTGGGCGACGACATTTCTGATCGTATATTTTGACGACTCGATTTCGATAGAGCATTCCGTGCCTAGAAAGAATTTGCATCCAATGAGCTTTGCACCTTTGGAGATTCTGACGACCGAATCCTTTCCTCTGAACTCGATCAATGCGCCGGCAATAGAAGCTGCTAACTCTTCGGTTCCGTCACTATTTATTGCAATTATCTTATTGCCATTGTTAGGCATCTGAGCTGGAGCTGGAGCTGGAGCTGGAGCTGGAGCTGTTTCAATGAGGGTTTGGGAAAGCGTTTGTTTACGGCGCAGTCGCAAAGAAATGCGTTTCAAAATATCCATTGATTAGGCAGCCCCAAGATTTCAGCCGTGAGAACCTGCCTCCCAGCATCTAAATAATCAATATTTTCATGAAATTCGTGTAGCACGACCACGAAGCGCGATTGATCAACCCGCAGGCGTTAGCTTCAACAACCGCCCCTGCGATCCCTGCTCGCCATCCTCCAGCAGCCAGAGCGCGCCTTCCGGCCCTTGCTCGACCTCGCGGATGCGCGCGCCCATGTCCCACTGGTCGGCCTTGGCGGCATTCTCGTCGTCCAGCTTCACCCGGATCAGCGCTTGCGCCGAAAGTCCGCCCAGAAACAGCGACCCCTTCCACTCCGGAAACAGATCGCCTGAATAATAGATCAGCCCCGCGGGCGAAATCGAAGGATTCCACCAGACCTTGGGTGCCTCGAACCCGTCATGCGGCTGATGGTCGGGAATGTCGCGCCCGTCATAATGGCTGCCGTTCGACGCCTTGGGATAGCCGTAGTTCATTCCCGGCTTGATGAGGTTCACCTCGTCCCCGCCCTGCGGTCCCATCTCCTGTTCCCAAAGCCGCCCGTCCTTGTCGAAGGCCAGCCCCAGCAGATTGCGGTGCCCATAGGACCACACCGCCGGGTGGAAGCCCTTGTCCGCCAGCGGATTGCCCGCCGCAGGGCTTCCATCGGGATTGAGCCGCAGCACCTTGCCCAAGGTCGCCTTCGGGTCCTGCGCCGGGTCGAATTTCTGCCGCTCGCCATTGGTGAAGAACAGATATTTGCCGTCCGGCGAAAAAGCGATTCGCCCGGAATAATGGCCGTTCCCGTCCACATAGGGCGTCGCACGGAAGATCGTCTTGAAGCCGTTCACCATTGCTTGCGGAGAGCAGGGCGCGCGTACACACTGCACCTGCCTTTCGACCAGTTGTCCCATGCCCAGCGCCACGCCCTTGCCGCCCGCGCCCTGTTCCGACCAGCTGAGATAAACGATCCCGTTCTTCGCGAAATCGGGATGCAGCACCACGTCCATCAGCGCGCCCTGGCCCGCGCTGTCCACGCGCGGCCCGCCGTCGATCCCGACCCGTACCTTGCCGTCCCAGCCCTTCTCCTTGTTGCGCGGATCGAACAGGATCAACTCGCCCGCCTTCTCCGTCACCAGCATCCGGCCGTCCGGCAGGAAGGTCATCGCCCATGGCGCATCGAAATCGGCGACCACCGCGGTTTCGAACGGCTTGCCTGCCTTCTCCGCCCGGTTATGCCCCGTCGCATTGTCGGCGGAACAGGCAAGCAGGACCAGCGGCAGGGCGGCTAAAGAAAAATGGCGCATCATGAGTCTCTCCCTTTGCTTGCCCAACCCGTAGGCAGCCTGCGCGTTCCGCATTGCATTCGGCGGCGTGGAGCTTAGATAGTGCTTGTAATATTATATCGCGAAAAGGAAAGTGGGCGTGAGCAGTGATCCGGTCGTCATAATAGGTTATGCGCGCACGCCGATGGGCGGGTTCCAGGGCGCGCTGTCTTCGCTCAAGGCCACCGACCTTGGCGCCGCGGCCGTCAAGGCGGCGGTCGAGCGGGGGGGCGTCCCCGCCGACGCCATCGACCGCCTCTATATGGGCTGCGTCCTCCCCGCCGGGCTGGGACAGGCGCCCGCGCGGCAGGCCGCGCTGGGGGCGGGCCTTCCCCGCTCGGTCGAGGCCACCACCGTCAACAAGATGTGCGGATCGGGGATGCAGGCCGCGATCATGGCGCATGAGGCGCTTACGGCCGGGACCGCCGACATCATCGTCGCGGGCGGCATGGAGAGCATGACGAACGCCCCATATGCGCTTCCCAAGCACCGCTCCGGCGCGCGCATCGGCCATGACCGCATCATCGACACGATGATGATGGACGGGCTGGAGGACGCCTATGAACCCGGCAAGGCGATGGGCGTCTTCGCCGAGGACGCCGTGCGCGACTATCAGTTCACGCGCGAGGATCAGGACGCCTATGCCATCCGGTCGCTCGAACGCGCCAATGCCGCCATCGCCAGTGGCGCCTTCGCCAAGGAAATTACCCCCGTCACCGTCAAGGGCAGGGGCGGCGAGACGGCTGTCGACACCGACGAACAGCCCGGCAAGGCCAAGCCCGACAAGATTCCCTCCCTGAAACCCGCTTTCGTGAAGGACGGAACCATCACCGCCGCCAATGCTTCCTCCATCTCGGACGGGGCGGCGGCTCTGGTGATGACGCGCCGGAGCGTCGCGGAAAAGCTCGGCCTTCCTATCGTCGCGAAGGTCGTCGCCACCGCGGCTCACGCCCATGAGCCGTCGCAATTCACCACCGCGCCCGTGCCAGCCATGCGCAAGGCGCTGGAGAAGGCGGGCTGGTCGGTGGCCGATGTCGACCTGTTCGAAGTCAACGAAGCCTTCGCCGTCGTCGCGATGATCGCCGCGAAGGAACTCGCCATCCC
This genomic window from Sphingobium cloacae contains:
- a CDS encoding CTP synthase, which produces MARYIFITGGVVSSLGKGLMAASLAALLQARGFRVRIRKFDPYLNVDPGTMSPYQHGEVYVTDDGAETDLDLGHYERFTGVSARQSDNVTQGRVYQTIIARERRGDYLGATVQVIPHVTDEIKAFATADIEDLDFVLCEIGGTVGDIESLPFMEAIRQLHNDLGRGQSIFVHVTLVPYIAAAGELKTKPTQHSVRELTSLGIQPDILLCRCEQPLPDSERKKIALFCNVRPEAVIPALDASSIYAVPTQYHAEGLDEEVLRAFGIDGAPQPALERWHDIMDRQQNPEGEVTIGVVGKYVGLPDAYKSLHEALHHGGLANRVKVNIKWLDAELFEEEGADIAARLEPMHGILVPGGFGVRGSEGKIASVKFARERGVPFFGICLGMQMACIEGARNTAGIEKASTTEFGETSEPVVGLITEWMSKEGLQKRTAETDLGGTMRLGAYPAKLTGNSVVAGIYNATDISERHRHRYEVNAGYREPLEKGGLIFSGMSPDGTLPEIVERPDHPWFVGVQFHPELKSKPFDPHPLFAGFIAAAVKQSRLV
- a CDS encoding peptidylprolyl isomerase, whose amino-acid sequence is MLTTFRRLIHSKFGAVFAILFLGLIAAAFILGDVTSGKFGTGSMLGAGETVAKAGGSRLTMTEYQDRVQRVFENARRSNPGMQIADFFAQGGAAQIYDQLVSALTIREYARDQGVHISKRLVDAQIAQIPAFQDAAGNFSQDQFRQLLSTQRITEQMLREDIGREILEKQMLAPLGLGVKLPDSMVLPYASLLLEARQGTVAAIPAQAFLEEKEPTDAQLDAFYKANAARFTIPEQRRVRFAVIDAERFAQAAQPSDAEIADAYNRNKAAYAAKENRSVEQLVLPTEAAAKAMAEQVKGGKSLSAAAQGAGLAVSTLKDQSREALTASASKAVADAVFAAKQGELVGPVRGSLGWVLLRVTGVQAIPAKALAAVRGEIVETLKAQKEKQLLTDFTGKIEDQIADGGTFEEVAKDNGLKLETTPLLLADGKQAEDQLHEPTADVKALLAPVFAMSADDDAQLVPIKPDRRYALAAPGEIVAAAPPPLAKVKALVAIQYKLHQGNQKAKKLAEDIQAKVAKGAKLADAIAQAGVKLPAPQVLGGRRADIMRGEQRPPAEVAILFSMAQGSVKTLPIGQDRGYFVVQLNAIKSGDAKDQPELLGQVRDQLGNVVGEEYGQQFERALEKEMGVRRNANAVANVQRALTATNSGAQ
- a CDS encoding PQQ-dependent sugar dehydrogenase — translated: MRHFSLAALPLVLLACSADNATGHNRAEKAGKPFETAVVADFDAPWAMTFLPDGRMLVTEKAGELILFDPRNKEKGWDGKVRVGIDGGPRVDSAGQGALMDVVLHPDFAKNGIVYLSWSEQGAGGKGVALGMGQLVERQVQCVRAPCSPQAMVNGFKTIFRATPYVDGNGHYSGRIAFSPDGKYLFFTNGERQKFDPAQDPKATLGKVLRLNPDGSPAAGNPLADKGFHPAVWSYGHRNLLGLAFDKDGRLWEQEMGPQGGDEVNLIKPGMNYGYPKASNGSHYDGRDIPDHQPHDGFEAPKVWWNPSISPAGLIYYSGDLFPEWKGSLFLGGLSAQALIRVKLDDENAAKADQWDMGARIREVEQGPEGALWLLEDGEQGSQGRLLKLTPAG
- a CDS encoding thiolase family protein; this encodes MSSDPVVIIGYARTPMGGFQGALSSLKATDLGAAAVKAAVERGGVPADAIDRLYMGCVLPAGLGQAPARQAALGAGLPRSVEATTVNKMCGSGMQAAIMAHEALTAGTADIIVAGGMESMTNAPYALPKHRSGARIGHDRIIDTMMMDGLEDAYEPGKAMGVFAEDAVRDYQFTREDQDAYAIRSLERANAAIASGAFAKEITPVTVKGRGGETAVDTDEQPGKAKPDKIPSLKPAFVKDGTITAANASSISDGAAALVMTRRSVAEKLGLPIVAKVVATAAHAHEPSQFTTAPVPAMRKALEKAGWSVADVDLFEVNEAFAVVAMIAAKELAIPPEKLNVHGGATALGHPIGASGARILATLIAALQGQGGKRGLASLCIGGGEATAMAIELA
- the secG gene encoding preprotein translocase subunit SecG; this translates as MFTFLLVVQAIVAACLVTVILMQKSEGGGLGVGGSPAGFMSARGAADFLTRSTTILATVFVGLSITLAVIASVRHAPSSIDTSLVKQAPAAQQQAPAAGNTADPLAGAAGAAGNGASSNGAVPLAN
- a CDS encoding acyltransferase; protein product: MDILKRISLRLRRKQTLSQTLIETAPAPAPAPAPAQMPNNGNKIIAINSDGTEELAASIAGALIEFRGKDSVVRISKGAKLIGCKFFLGTECSIEIESSKYTIRNVVAHVTFAFGRLKIGKDFSSWGVSLKLEEPSTTVTFGQDCMLSYGITIRTTDGHQILDLSTGNVVNFGADVMIGNHCWIGQDAMILKGVTLANGTIVAARSLVAKSVAEENTIIAGVSAKVVRRNVGWNREAPRRK
- the tpiA gene encoding triose-phosphate isomerase, translated to MGRRKLVVGNWKMNGLKAQLGEVEAIGALAVRCPAVEVGLCLPATLIAPARAVNGAAFIGAQDCHMNQSGAHTGCLSAAMLAEAGASWTIVGHSERRQDQGETDADVAAKAVAGKAAGLKVILCVGESLDVRDAGDAESVVAAQLLASLPEGAAADWLAIAYEPIWAIGTGRIPTMEAVEAMHRALRAALTTKIGAQAEGMRILYGGSMNGDNAAELMAIADVDGGLVGGASLTAEKFAPVIEAAAGQAA